In one Tachysurus vachellii isolate PV-2020 chromosome 24, HZAU_Pvac_v1, whole genome shotgun sequence genomic region, the following are encoded:
- the LOC132839390 gene encoding ADP-ribosylation factor-binding protein GGA2-like isoform X2, whose product MAEEQSVDCLLVSLNKATDPMNQSERWDCIQEFYQHVNAHPDGPQIATRLLAHKIQSPQEKEALQALTLLEVCMNNCGKRFHTEVVKFRFLNELIKVLSPKYLGVLSPEQVKQRVIEAMYSWTQWLKDEPKVQEAYIMLKKQGIVKKDPNLPDTVGIPPPSPRQGVSVFDNEDKSKLLSRLLKSRSPEDLQMANALIKSTLQEEQEKMEKESRRVRTLQEVEKCTSQLKQLLNEQQQHTQEMQDLYEHCDRLRSNLFRFASDTVDNDEALAEILRRNDELTHVMVLYRKKTQRPQTETDSQVSPVKSYHLIDFSALGHDSHGDQAELSTSVLQDEEKQKIHGADSSRNTINVKSYLDELLQLEDTVSVARETSQKETSYRNEDCITHNASVLAAVDPELRSRSASSDNQPTASAGLPKPHHASSLADISVSLDSIKPSHIKPITVFNHHGLHVSLHFTKEVLPSHPDVAVIIVSAVNTSPLPVYDFLFLAAVPKNMCVRLQAATGGTLSPYSPLMPPAALSQILLLYNPLRKPVRLRFRVTLTLGQEQLQQDGEIDQFPQWNSWIHL is encoded by the exons ATGGCGGAAGAGCAGAGTGTTGACTGTCTGCTTGTTTCTCTGa ATAAAGCTACAGATCCTATGAACCAGTCAGAGAGATGGGACTGCATTCAGGAGTTCTACCAACATGTTAATGCACATCCTGAtgg tCCCCAGATTGCAACACGGCTCTTGGCTCATAAGATCCAGTCTCCTCAGGAGAAGGAAGCTCTTCAGGCTCTCACT TTATTAGAGGTGTGTATGAATAATTGTGGGAAACGTTTTCACACTGAAGTAGTGAAGTTCAGGTTCCTGAATGAACTCATTAAAGTTCTCTCTCCAAAg tatctgGGTGTGTTGAGCCCAGAGCAGGTGAAACAGAGGGTGATTGAGGCTATGTACAGCTGGACTCAGTGGTTAAAGGATGAGCCGAAGGTTCAGGAAGCATACATCATGTTAAAGAAACAAG GAATAGTGAAGAAAGACCCAAACCTTCCTGACACTGTGGGAATACCTCCTCCTTCTCCACGACagggagtgtctgtgtttgataACGAAGACAAATCAAAG CTGTTGTCACGGTTACTGAAGAGCAGAAGTCCTGAAGACCTGCAGATGGCTAACGCACTGATAAAGAGCACACTgcaagag GAGCAGGagaagatggagaaagagagcagGCGTGTTAGGACCCTTCAGGAAGTGGAGAAGTGCACATCTCAACTTAAACAACTCCTGAACgaacaacaacagcacactCAGGaaatgcag GATCTATATGAGCACTGTGACAGGCTGAGGTCAAACCTTTTCCGATTTGCCAGTGACACTGTGGACAACGATGAGGCTTTAG ctgagaTCCTGCGCAGGAATGATGAGCTCACCCATGTGATGGTTCTgtacagaaagaaaacacagagaCCCCAAACTGAGACAGATTCGCAGG TGAGTCCTGTGAAGTCGTATCACCTGATTGATTTCTCAGCGTTGGGACATGACAGCCACGGGGACCAAGCTGAGCTGAGCACAAGTGTACTGCAGGatgaagaaaagcagaaaatacatg gtgCAGATTCCAGCAGAAACACAATCAATGTGAAATCCTACCTTGATGAACTgttacag TTGGAGGACACGGTAAGCGTTGCCAGGGAGACGAGTCAAAAGGAGACATCTTACAGGAATGAAGActgcattacccacaatgcatcaGTATTAGCAGCAGT GGATCCAGAACTAAGGTCCAGATCAGCTTCCAGTGACAATCAGCCAACTGCATCAGCTGGTCTTCCTAAACCCCACCATGCTTCATCCCTCGCtgacatctctgtctctctggacTCTATTAAGCCCA gtcaCATTAAACCTATAACAGTGTTTAATCATCATGGACTTCATGTCTCTCTACACTTCACTAAAGAAGTTCTTCCGTCTCACCCTGATGTTGCCGTCATCATCGTCTCTGCGGTTAACACCtcaccacttcctgtttatgACTTCCTCTTCCTGGCTGCTGTCCCCAAA aatatgtgtgtgaggCTGCAGGCAGCTACAGGAGGAACATTGTCTCCATACAGCCCTCTGATGCCCCCTGCTGCCCTCTCTCAGATACTGCTACTCTACAACCCACTCAGA aagCCGGTGCGTCTGCGGTTCAGAGTGACTCTAACTCTCGGACAGGAGCAGCTGCAGCAGGATGGAGAAATTGATCAGTTCCCTCAGTGGAACTCTTGGATTCACCTTTGA
- the LOC132839390 gene encoding ADP-ribosylation factor-binding protein GGA2-like isoform X5: MAEEQSVDCLLVSLNKATDPMNQSERWDCIQEFYQHVNAHPDGPQIATRLLAHKIQSPQEKEALQALTLLEVCMNNCGKRFHTEVVKFRFLNELIKVLSPKYLGVLSPEQVKQRVIEAMYSWTQWLKDEPKVQEAYIMLKKQGIVKKDPNLPDTVGIPPPSPRQGVSVFDNEDKSKLLSRLLKSRSPEDLQMANALIKSTLQEEQEKMEKESRRVRTLQEVEKCTSQLKQLLNEQQQHTQEMQDLYEHCDRLRSNLFRFASDTVDNDEALAEILRRNDELTHVMVLYRKKTQRPQTETDSQVSPVKSYHLIDFSALGHDSHGDQAELSTSVLQDEEKQKIHGADSSRNTINVKSYLDELLQVFFLEDTVSVARETSQKETSYRNEDCITHNASVLAAVDPELRSRSASSDNQPTASAGLPKPHHASSLADISVSLDSIKPSHIKPITVFNHHGLHVSLHFTKEVLPSHPDVAVIIVSAVNTSPLPVYDFLFLAAVPKNMCVRLQAATGGTLSPYSPLMPPAALSQILLLYNPLRVCHNDL; encoded by the exons ATGGCGGAAGAGCAGAGTGTTGACTGTCTGCTTGTTTCTCTGa ATAAAGCTACAGATCCTATGAACCAGTCAGAGAGATGGGACTGCATTCAGGAGTTCTACCAACATGTTAATGCACATCCTGAtgg tCCCCAGATTGCAACACGGCTCTTGGCTCATAAGATCCAGTCTCCTCAGGAGAAGGAAGCTCTTCAGGCTCTCACT TTATTAGAGGTGTGTATGAATAATTGTGGGAAACGTTTTCACACTGAAGTAGTGAAGTTCAGGTTCCTGAATGAACTCATTAAAGTTCTCTCTCCAAAg tatctgGGTGTGTTGAGCCCAGAGCAGGTGAAACAGAGGGTGATTGAGGCTATGTACAGCTGGACTCAGTGGTTAAAGGATGAGCCGAAGGTTCAGGAAGCATACATCATGTTAAAGAAACAAG GAATAGTGAAGAAAGACCCAAACCTTCCTGACACTGTGGGAATACCTCCTCCTTCTCCACGACagggagtgtctgtgtttgataACGAAGACAAATCAAAG CTGTTGTCACGGTTACTGAAGAGCAGAAGTCCTGAAGACCTGCAGATGGCTAACGCACTGATAAAGAGCACACTgcaagag GAGCAGGagaagatggagaaagagagcagGCGTGTTAGGACCCTTCAGGAAGTGGAGAAGTGCACATCTCAACTTAAACAACTCCTGAACgaacaacaacagcacactCAGGaaatgcag GATCTATATGAGCACTGTGACAGGCTGAGGTCAAACCTTTTCCGATTTGCCAGTGACACTGTGGACAACGATGAGGCTTTAG ctgagaTCCTGCGCAGGAATGATGAGCTCACCCATGTGATGGTTCTgtacagaaagaaaacacagagaCCCCAAACTGAGACAGATTCGCAGG TGAGTCCTGTGAAGTCGTATCACCTGATTGATTTCTCAGCGTTGGGACATGACAGCCACGGGGACCAAGCTGAGCTGAGCACAAGTGTACTGCAGGatgaagaaaagcagaaaatacatg gtgCAGATTCCAGCAGAAACACAATCAATGTGAAATCCTACCTTGATGAACTgttacaggtttttttt TTGGAGGACACGGTAAGCGTTGCCAGGGAGACGAGTCAAAAGGAGACATCTTACAGGAATGAAGActgcattacccacaatgcatcaGTATTAGCAGCAGT GGATCCAGAACTAAGGTCCAGATCAGCTTCCAGTGACAATCAGCCAACTGCATCAGCTGGTCTTCCTAAACCCCACCATGCTTCATCCCTCGCtgacatctctgtctctctggacTCTATTAAGCCCA gtcaCATTAAACCTATAACAGTGTTTAATCATCATGGACTTCATGTCTCTCTACACTTCACTAAAGAAGTTCTTCCGTCTCACCCTGATGTTGCCGTCATCATCGTCTCTGCGGTTAACACCtcaccacttcctgtttatgACTTCCTCTTCCTGGCTGCTGTCCCCAAA aatatgtgtgtgaggCTGCAGGCAGCTACAGGAGGAACATTGTCTCCATACAGCCCTCTGATGCCCCCTGCTGCCCTCTCTCAGATACTGCTACTCTACAACCCACTCAGAGTATGTCACAATGATCTCTAG
- the LOC132839390 gene encoding ADP-ribosylation factor-binding protein GGA3-like isoform X3 — MAEEQSVDCLLVSLNKATDPMNQSERWDCIQEFYQHVNAHPDGPQIATRLLAHKIQSPQEKEALQALTLLEVCMNNCGKRFHTEVVKFRFLNELIKVLSPKYLGVLSPEQVKQRVIEAMYSWTQWLKDEPKVQEAYIMLKKQGIVKKDPNLPDTVGIPPPSPRQGVSVFDNEDKSKLLSRLLKSRSPEDLQMANALIKSTLQEEQEKMEKESRRVRTLQEVEKCTSQLKQLLNEQQQHTQEMQDLYEHCDRLRSNLFRFASDTVDNDEALAEILRRNDELTHVMVLYRKKTQRPQTETDSQALGHDSHGDQAELSTSVLQDEEKQKIHGADSSRNTINVKSYLDELLQVFFLEDTVSVARETSQKETSYRNEDCITHNASVLAAVDPELRSRSASSDNQPTASAGLPKPHHASSLADISVSLDSIKPSHIKPITVFNHHGLHVSLHFTKEVLPSHPDVAVIIVSAVNTSPLPVYDFLFLAAVPKNMCVRLQAATGGTLSPYSPLMPPAALSQILLLYNPLRKPVRLRFRVTLTLGQEQLQQDGEIDQFPQWNSWIHL; from the exons ATGGCGGAAGAGCAGAGTGTTGACTGTCTGCTTGTTTCTCTGa ATAAAGCTACAGATCCTATGAACCAGTCAGAGAGATGGGACTGCATTCAGGAGTTCTACCAACATGTTAATGCACATCCTGAtgg tCCCCAGATTGCAACACGGCTCTTGGCTCATAAGATCCAGTCTCCTCAGGAGAAGGAAGCTCTTCAGGCTCTCACT TTATTAGAGGTGTGTATGAATAATTGTGGGAAACGTTTTCACACTGAAGTAGTGAAGTTCAGGTTCCTGAATGAACTCATTAAAGTTCTCTCTCCAAAg tatctgGGTGTGTTGAGCCCAGAGCAGGTGAAACAGAGGGTGATTGAGGCTATGTACAGCTGGACTCAGTGGTTAAAGGATGAGCCGAAGGTTCAGGAAGCATACATCATGTTAAAGAAACAAG GAATAGTGAAGAAAGACCCAAACCTTCCTGACACTGTGGGAATACCTCCTCCTTCTCCACGACagggagtgtctgtgtttgataACGAAGACAAATCAAAG CTGTTGTCACGGTTACTGAAGAGCAGAAGTCCTGAAGACCTGCAGATGGCTAACGCACTGATAAAGAGCACACTgcaagag GAGCAGGagaagatggagaaagagagcagGCGTGTTAGGACCCTTCAGGAAGTGGAGAAGTGCACATCTCAACTTAAACAACTCCTGAACgaacaacaacagcacactCAGGaaatgcag GATCTATATGAGCACTGTGACAGGCTGAGGTCAAACCTTTTCCGATTTGCCAGTGACACTGTGGACAACGATGAGGCTTTAG ctgagaTCCTGCGCAGGAATGATGAGCTCACCCATGTGATGGTTCTgtacagaaagaaaacacagagaCCCCAAACTGAGACAGATTCGCAGG CGTTGGGACATGACAGCCACGGGGACCAAGCTGAGCTGAGCACAAGTGTACTGCAGGatgaagaaaagcagaaaatacatg gtgCAGATTCCAGCAGAAACACAATCAATGTGAAATCCTACCTTGATGAACTgttacaggtttttttt TTGGAGGACACGGTAAGCGTTGCCAGGGAGACGAGTCAAAAGGAGACATCTTACAGGAATGAAGActgcattacccacaatgcatcaGTATTAGCAGCAGT GGATCCAGAACTAAGGTCCAGATCAGCTTCCAGTGACAATCAGCCAACTGCATCAGCTGGTCTTCCTAAACCCCACCATGCTTCATCCCTCGCtgacatctctgtctctctggacTCTATTAAGCCCA gtcaCATTAAACCTATAACAGTGTTTAATCATCATGGACTTCATGTCTCTCTACACTTCACTAAAGAAGTTCTTCCGTCTCACCCTGATGTTGCCGTCATCATCGTCTCTGCGGTTAACACCtcaccacttcctgtttatgACTTCCTCTTCCTGGCTGCTGTCCCCAAA aatatgtgtgtgaggCTGCAGGCAGCTACAGGAGGAACATTGTCTCCATACAGCCCTCTGATGCCCCCTGCTGCCCTCTCTCAGATACTGCTACTCTACAACCCACTCAGA aagCCGGTGCGTCTGCGGTTCAGAGTGACTCTAACTCTCGGACAGGAGCAGCTGCAGCAGGATGGAGAAATTGATCAGTTCCCTCAGTGGAACTCTTGGATTCACCTTTGA
- the LOC132839390 gene encoding ADP-ribosylation factor-binding protein GGA2-like isoform X4 — protein MAEEQSVDCLLVSLNKATDPMNQSERWDCIQEFYQHVNAHPDGPQIATRLLAHKIQSPQEKEALQALTLLEVCMNNCGKRFHTEVVKFRFLNELIKVLSPKYLGVLSPEQVKQRVIEAMYSWTQWLKDEPKVQEAYIMLKKQGIVKKDPNLPDTVGIPPPSPRQGVSVFDNEDKSKEQEKMEKESRRVRTLQEVEKCTSQLKQLLNEQQQHTQEMQDLYEHCDRLRSNLFRFASDTVDNDEALAEILRRNDELTHVMVLYRKKTQRPQTETDSQVSPVKSYHLIDFSALGHDSHGDQAELSTSVLQDEEKQKIHGADSSRNTINVKSYLDELLQVFFLEDTVSVARETSQKETSYRNEDCITHNASVLAAVDPELRSRSASSDNQPTASAGLPKPHHASSLADISVSLDSIKPSHIKPITVFNHHGLHVSLHFTKEVLPSHPDVAVIIVSAVNTSPLPVYDFLFLAAVPKNMCVRLQAATGGTLSPYSPLMPPAALSQILLLYNPLRKPVRLRFRVTLTLGQEQLQQDGEIDQFPQWNSWIHL, from the exons ATGGCGGAAGAGCAGAGTGTTGACTGTCTGCTTGTTTCTCTGa ATAAAGCTACAGATCCTATGAACCAGTCAGAGAGATGGGACTGCATTCAGGAGTTCTACCAACATGTTAATGCACATCCTGAtgg tCCCCAGATTGCAACACGGCTCTTGGCTCATAAGATCCAGTCTCCTCAGGAGAAGGAAGCTCTTCAGGCTCTCACT TTATTAGAGGTGTGTATGAATAATTGTGGGAAACGTTTTCACACTGAAGTAGTGAAGTTCAGGTTCCTGAATGAACTCATTAAAGTTCTCTCTCCAAAg tatctgGGTGTGTTGAGCCCAGAGCAGGTGAAACAGAGGGTGATTGAGGCTATGTACAGCTGGACTCAGTGGTTAAAGGATGAGCCGAAGGTTCAGGAAGCATACATCATGTTAAAGAAACAAG GAATAGTGAAGAAAGACCCAAACCTTCCTGACACTGTGGGAATACCTCCTCCTTCTCCACGACagggagtgtctgtgtttgataACGAAGACAAATCAAAG GAGCAGGagaagatggagaaagagagcagGCGTGTTAGGACCCTTCAGGAAGTGGAGAAGTGCACATCTCAACTTAAACAACTCCTGAACgaacaacaacagcacactCAGGaaatgcag GATCTATATGAGCACTGTGACAGGCTGAGGTCAAACCTTTTCCGATTTGCCAGTGACACTGTGGACAACGATGAGGCTTTAG ctgagaTCCTGCGCAGGAATGATGAGCTCACCCATGTGATGGTTCTgtacagaaagaaaacacagagaCCCCAAACTGAGACAGATTCGCAGG TGAGTCCTGTGAAGTCGTATCACCTGATTGATTTCTCAGCGTTGGGACATGACAGCCACGGGGACCAAGCTGAGCTGAGCACAAGTGTACTGCAGGatgaagaaaagcagaaaatacatg gtgCAGATTCCAGCAGAAACACAATCAATGTGAAATCCTACCTTGATGAACTgttacaggtttttttt TTGGAGGACACGGTAAGCGTTGCCAGGGAGACGAGTCAAAAGGAGACATCTTACAGGAATGAAGActgcattacccacaatgcatcaGTATTAGCAGCAGT GGATCCAGAACTAAGGTCCAGATCAGCTTCCAGTGACAATCAGCCAACTGCATCAGCTGGTCTTCCTAAACCCCACCATGCTTCATCCCTCGCtgacatctctgtctctctggacTCTATTAAGCCCA gtcaCATTAAACCTATAACAGTGTTTAATCATCATGGACTTCATGTCTCTCTACACTTCACTAAAGAAGTTCTTCCGTCTCACCCTGATGTTGCCGTCATCATCGTCTCTGCGGTTAACACCtcaccacttcctgtttatgACTTCCTCTTCCTGGCTGCTGTCCCCAAA aatatgtgtgtgaggCTGCAGGCAGCTACAGGAGGAACATTGTCTCCATACAGCCCTCTGATGCCCCCTGCTGCCCTCTCTCAGATACTGCTACTCTACAACCCACTCAGA aagCCGGTGCGTCTGCGGTTCAGAGTGACTCTAACTCTCGGACAGGAGCAGCTGCAGCAGGATGGAGAAATTGATCAGTTCCCTCAGTGGAACTCTTGGATTCACCTTTGA
- the LOC132839390 gene encoding ADP-ribosylation factor-binding protein GGA2-like isoform X1 — protein MAEEQSVDCLLVSLNKATDPMNQSERWDCIQEFYQHVNAHPDGPQIATRLLAHKIQSPQEKEALQALTLLEVCMNNCGKRFHTEVVKFRFLNELIKVLSPKYLGVLSPEQVKQRVIEAMYSWTQWLKDEPKVQEAYIMLKKQGIVKKDPNLPDTVGIPPPSPRQGVSVFDNEDKSKLLSRLLKSRSPEDLQMANALIKSTLQEEQEKMEKESRRVRTLQEVEKCTSQLKQLLNEQQQHTQEMQDLYEHCDRLRSNLFRFASDTVDNDEALAEILRRNDELTHVMVLYRKKTQRPQTETDSQVSPVKSYHLIDFSALGHDSHGDQAELSTSVLQDEEKQKIHGADSSRNTINVKSYLDELLQVFFLEDTVSVARETSQKETSYRNEDCITHNASVLAAVDPELRSRSASSDNQPTASAGLPKPHHASSLADISVSLDSIKPSHIKPITVFNHHGLHVSLHFTKEVLPSHPDVAVIIVSAVNTSPLPVYDFLFLAAVPKNMCVRLQAATGGTLSPYSPLMPPAALSQILLLYNPLRKPVRLRFRVTLTLGQEQLQQDGEIDQFPQWNSWIHL, from the exons ATGGCGGAAGAGCAGAGTGTTGACTGTCTGCTTGTTTCTCTGa ATAAAGCTACAGATCCTATGAACCAGTCAGAGAGATGGGACTGCATTCAGGAGTTCTACCAACATGTTAATGCACATCCTGAtgg tCCCCAGATTGCAACACGGCTCTTGGCTCATAAGATCCAGTCTCCTCAGGAGAAGGAAGCTCTTCAGGCTCTCACT TTATTAGAGGTGTGTATGAATAATTGTGGGAAACGTTTTCACACTGAAGTAGTGAAGTTCAGGTTCCTGAATGAACTCATTAAAGTTCTCTCTCCAAAg tatctgGGTGTGTTGAGCCCAGAGCAGGTGAAACAGAGGGTGATTGAGGCTATGTACAGCTGGACTCAGTGGTTAAAGGATGAGCCGAAGGTTCAGGAAGCATACATCATGTTAAAGAAACAAG GAATAGTGAAGAAAGACCCAAACCTTCCTGACACTGTGGGAATACCTCCTCCTTCTCCACGACagggagtgtctgtgtttgataACGAAGACAAATCAAAG CTGTTGTCACGGTTACTGAAGAGCAGAAGTCCTGAAGACCTGCAGATGGCTAACGCACTGATAAAGAGCACACTgcaagag GAGCAGGagaagatggagaaagagagcagGCGTGTTAGGACCCTTCAGGAAGTGGAGAAGTGCACATCTCAACTTAAACAACTCCTGAACgaacaacaacagcacactCAGGaaatgcag GATCTATATGAGCACTGTGACAGGCTGAGGTCAAACCTTTTCCGATTTGCCAGTGACACTGTGGACAACGATGAGGCTTTAG ctgagaTCCTGCGCAGGAATGATGAGCTCACCCATGTGATGGTTCTgtacagaaagaaaacacagagaCCCCAAACTGAGACAGATTCGCAGG TGAGTCCTGTGAAGTCGTATCACCTGATTGATTTCTCAGCGTTGGGACATGACAGCCACGGGGACCAAGCTGAGCTGAGCACAAGTGTACTGCAGGatgaagaaaagcagaaaatacatg gtgCAGATTCCAGCAGAAACACAATCAATGTGAAATCCTACCTTGATGAACTgttacaggtttttttt TTGGAGGACACGGTAAGCGTTGCCAGGGAGACGAGTCAAAAGGAGACATCTTACAGGAATGAAGActgcattacccacaatgcatcaGTATTAGCAGCAGT GGATCCAGAACTAAGGTCCAGATCAGCTTCCAGTGACAATCAGCCAACTGCATCAGCTGGTCTTCCTAAACCCCACCATGCTTCATCCCTCGCtgacatctctgtctctctggacTCTATTAAGCCCA gtcaCATTAAACCTATAACAGTGTTTAATCATCATGGACTTCATGTCTCTCTACACTTCACTAAAGAAGTTCTTCCGTCTCACCCTGATGTTGCCGTCATCATCGTCTCTGCGGTTAACACCtcaccacttcctgtttatgACTTCCTCTTCCTGGCTGCTGTCCCCAAA aatatgtgtgtgaggCTGCAGGCAGCTACAGGAGGAACATTGTCTCCATACAGCCCTCTGATGCCCCCTGCTGCCCTCTCTCAGATACTGCTACTCTACAACCCACTCAGA aagCCGGTGCGTCTGCGGTTCAGAGTGACTCTAACTCTCGGACAGGAGCAGCTGCAGCAGGATGGAGAAATTGATCAGTTCCCTCAGTGGAACTCTTGGATTCACCTTTGA